Proteins encoded together in one Corallococcus soli window:
- a CDS encoding DNA-3-methyladenine glycosylase family protein: MRPMPRAPAPSPSVLPEAYTPAVRRSLLRADPTLAPLFKTVGPFRMERSPLHSPFEALAHSIVYQQLHGRAAATIFGRVCERVGKGRAFTPEKLLALPDATLREAGLSANKLLAMQDLARKTVDGTVPSLARVRRMSDADLIEHLTRVRGIGQWTVEMLLIFRLGRPDILPVDDYGVRKGFMVIQGLKDMPKPKALLAYGERWRPYRTVVSWYLWRAADLPVGTFAPPPGD; the protein is encoded by the coding sequence ATGCGGCCCATGCCGCGCGCTCCCGCTCCGTCCCCTTCCGTGCTCCCCGAAGCGTACACGCCCGCCGTGCGGCGCTCCCTGCTCCGGGCCGACCCGACGCTCGCGCCGCTCTTCAAGACGGTGGGCCCCTTCCGCATGGAGCGCAGTCCGCTGCACAGCCCCTTCGAGGCGCTGGCGCACTCCATCGTCTACCAGCAGCTCCACGGCCGCGCGGCGGCCACCATCTTCGGGCGGGTGTGCGAGCGCGTGGGGAAGGGCAGGGCCTTCACCCCGGAGAAGCTGCTCGCGCTCCCGGACGCGACGCTGCGCGAGGCGGGCCTGTCCGCCAACAAGCTGCTGGCCATGCAGGACCTGGCGCGCAAGACGGTGGACGGCACGGTGCCGTCGCTCGCCCGCGTGCGCCGCATGTCCGACGCGGACCTGATTGAACACCTCACGCGGGTGCGGGGCATTGGCCAGTGGACCGTGGAGATGCTGCTCATCTTCCGCCTGGGCCGGCCGGACATCCTGCCCGTGGACGACTACGGCGTGCGCAAGGGCTTCATGGTCATCCAGGGGCTGAAGGACATGCCCAAGCCCAAGGCGCTCCTCGCATACGGTGAGCGCTGGCGGCCGTACCGCACGGTGGTGAGCTGGTATTTGTGGCGGGCGGCGGACCTGCCCGTGGGCACCTTCGCTCCGCCCCCGGGCGACTAG
- a CDS encoding GFA family protein: MAEMKTYAGGCHCGQVKYEVQTDMAQVVSCNCSICSKRGLLLNFVTPEQFKPVSGVDSQKLYQFNKKVIEHLFCPTCGVESYGTGVGPDGKRMFAINVRCLEGVDLSTLTPMPFNGREM, from the coding sequence ATGGCGGAGATGAAGACGTACGCGGGCGGATGCCACTGTGGACAGGTCAAGTACGAGGTCCAGACGGACATGGCCCAGGTGGTGAGCTGCAACTGTTCCATCTGCTCCAAGCGCGGCCTGCTGCTGAACTTCGTGACGCCGGAGCAGTTCAAGCCCGTGTCCGGGGTGGACAGCCAGAAGCTCTACCAGTTCAACAAGAAGGTCATCGAGCACCTGTTCTGCCCCACCTGCGGCGTGGAGTCCTACGGCACCGGCGTGGGCCCGGATGGCAAGCGGATGTTCGCCATCAACGTGCGCTGCCTGGAGGGCGTGGACCTCTCCACCCTCACCCCGATGCCCTTCAACGGCCGGGAGATGTAG
- a CDS encoding MFS transporter has translation MRRIPSRLWLLCALYFVQGLPFGFQVTALPVYLRTRGVSLAALGFVGFLALPWMLKALWAPLVDRYGSRRVGRRRSWILPMQAGLAVACVGAAFASRHESLPLLLGLIFVMNLFAATQDIAVDGFAVDLLRPEELGLGNIAQVVGYKLGMLTGGGLLVWASARIGWSGLFLLMAALCLLVFTVVLFVREPPPREQEGPDAPRLDWPALLSRLKAALTLPGTGWLLLFIGTYKLGESMSDVLYKPFLVDAGYTPAQIGLWVGTWGTAASLIGSTCGGLLASRLPLLGAVALTGTLRLLPLGGRWLLTQVGVSDAGVLGVTLTEELFGGALTTVMFAFMMSRTDRRIGATHYTLLASVEAAGKGPAGPLAGLLADPRFGGWGYPNVFLLGVALSAAFLMLLAPLRRLSPAPTAQPVP, from the coding sequence ATGCGACGCATCCCGTCCCGGCTGTGGCTGTTGTGCGCCCTCTACTTCGTGCAGGGCCTGCCGTTCGGCTTCCAGGTGACCGCGCTGCCCGTCTACCTGCGCACGCGCGGCGTCTCCCTGGCCGCGCTGGGGTTCGTGGGCTTCCTGGCGCTGCCGTGGATGCTCAAGGCGCTGTGGGCCCCGCTCGTGGACCGCTACGGCTCCCGGCGCGTGGGCCGGCGCCGCTCGTGGATATTGCCCATGCAGGCGGGCCTGGCCGTGGCGTGCGTGGGGGCCGCGTTCGCCTCCCGGCACGAATCCCTGCCGCTGCTGTTGGGCCTCATCTTCGTGATGAACCTCTTCGCCGCCACCCAGGACATCGCGGTGGACGGCTTCGCGGTGGACCTGCTGCGTCCGGAGGAGCTGGGCCTGGGCAACATCGCGCAGGTCGTGGGCTACAAGCTGGGCATGCTCACCGGCGGCGGGCTGCTCGTGTGGGCCAGCGCGCGCATCGGCTGGTCGGGCCTGTTCCTGCTCATGGCCGCGCTGTGCCTCCTGGTCTTCACCGTCGTCCTCTTCGTGCGCGAGCCGCCCCCGCGGGAGCAGGAGGGCCCGGACGCCCCGAGGCTGGACTGGCCCGCGCTGCTTTCCCGCCTCAAGGCCGCGCTCACGCTGCCGGGCACCGGGTGGCTGCTGCTCTTCATCGGCACGTACAAGCTGGGCGAGTCCATGTCGGACGTCCTCTACAAGCCCTTCCTCGTGGACGCCGGCTACACCCCCGCGCAGATAGGCCTGTGGGTGGGCACGTGGGGCACCGCCGCGTCGCTCATCGGCTCCACCTGCGGCGGCCTCCTGGCCAGCCGCCTGCCGCTGCTGGGCGCGGTGGCGCTGACCGGGACGCTGCGCCTGTTGCCCCTGGGCGGGCGGTGGCTCCTCACGCAGGTGGGCGTCAGCGACGCGGGCGTGCTGGGCGTCACCCTCACCGAGGAGCTCTTCGGCGGCGCGCTCACCACGGTGATGTTCGCCTTCATGATGTCGCGCACCGACCGCCGCATCGGCGCCACGCACTACACGCTGCTGGCCAGCGTGGAGGCCGCGGGCAAGGGGCCCGCGGGTCCGCTCGCGGGGCTGCTCGCGGATCCACGGTTCGGCGGCTGGGGCTATCCGAACGTGTTCCTGCTGGGCGTCGCGCTGTCCGCGGCGTTCCTCATGCTGCTCGCGCCCCTGCGCCGGCTCTCCCCCGCGCCCACGGCCCAGCCCGTGCCGTGA